The nucleotide sequence TATTACTTCTAGATATAAGCACATGCAATATGCATGTGAGAGGATGTACGAATTACTGCAATTACAGCTGTCCATGATATGTTTCTCTTAAATAGCAAAATAATAGAAAGATGATCCTTCTCCAGAAGAATCACCAGACACCATATGGACAATTTTAGCCTTTACGAGTATCCAAGGGATCACCAAATTTGATGTGAATTATTTTGGCCACTACAATTATCCAAGAGGATCACCAAACTTGATGTGAAATACTTTGCCCATTACGAATATTCAGAAGGATCACCAGACTCGATATAgactactttggccactacaGATATCCagaaggatcaccaaactcAATGTAAACCATTTTGGCTACTATGAGTATTCAGAAGGATCACTAGACTTGATATGAAACACTTTGGCCACTACAAGCAAGGCTGGACAGGATTTAGGAGCGAGATCTACCATATCGGGAAGTCGAGTTGCAGACCAAATTTTTGGAGGCCATAACTTAGTCATACAATACTCGATTGAGattaccttttttttaaaaaaaataggtaTCTTTTCGAGATCTATAGTTGGTTGAATTGGGATAAAATTCCACCGTTTATACTCCAAACTTTGATCAGGCGTAGCTCTCTATCCGATAAGAATCTGACATAGCGACAAAAGAAAGAGTTGATGTAAAAGTTGAGATCTACCTCCTCAAGATTTTTAGCTTTTTCTAGTCTACTAGTAatgtctattttagaaaaaagagtCCTACTAAATTTAGGAAAAGAAATTTAACCCAAATTGTAATAGGACAGACCACACATTATAAATAAGGCTatgtacctttttttttaaagaattaataaaaaaaagggacttAAGCCctacttttaatatttttccatcttcttctagttttctttcgagagattcgagttgagcgggctgaagaaaatcttcctctCCTCGATTAGATCAAAGAAACATAGTTATACTCCAAGGAATAATTAGGACATAATTGTCAATCGCTGTATGTTACAGTACCTAATTCTTAAAGTCAAATTAGCAAAAGTATATGGGGGGGAAGAAAAACTTTATGACAATGAGGGTTGACAAAGAGAGGGGTCCTTGGTTAATGATCTCACCAAGATGAGAGATGGAGGGAATTTGGATTCCACATGCAATTTTGTGGTCCCATTTCATGTTTATGACGTGCAGTTATCATCAGAAAGCAGCAAAATTTGAAATGCCGAAAGTACATTAACTTGCTCCCTGGCCTTGATGCGGCTGTCATCTTAAACCCATTAGTCCATCAGTACAAAAGTTATCATTGACCTGGCCTTTAATCAAGATTATTTCCTATAGCATTATTCTTTGTTAGGTTCATTAATTATTGAGTGGACAAAGGGAAATGTGGAGTAGGATACATTCAAGTACAATGGTTGGGTACTACCCAAGGAGGTAAAGTAACATGCATAAAGGAATTAAGTGAGCCCCATAGATTAAAtggtattatttttttctcaaatgtctgtggacttttttttttttttttggggatttCGGTAACTCACGTCAACCTGATGTGAGTTCTACCATTAGAGTCAAAAGAAATAAGAGTACATAAGAGTGGGGGATCAGAGTCAGTCCTTGTTCATAAAACCTCTTACGAGTGGTGAGCAGCAAAAGAGACGACCGAGTCTGCTGCCGAGTTCGCCTTCCGATACACATGGGCCACCTGAAACAATTTACAGCCAGCCACTAAGCTCTGGATATCCTTGAGTAGGGGGTGACCATTGTCATGTTGTCTGGCATCGCGAATCCATTCAGTCACCGTAATCGATCAGTCCTCCTCCAGGATGATATAGTCTGACCCTaggattcttcttgcataggTGACTCCCTCCCACGTTGCTCTGATCTCTGCTCCAATAGCGGTCATGTCTTTGGTGCGCCTATCGCCTGCCACTCCCTTCCACACTGTTCTGAGCTCTGCTCCAATAGCGGTCATATCTCCAGTGCACCTACTGCCTGCCACAATCAACGATAATGGCTTGTGAAGATATATTGATGACTATTATTTCTAGATTGTTGAAAAGGTTCATTATTATTTTAGATCAACAATGTCACGTTCTCTCTCAATTGAGAGTAGCCTTATTCATGGCTTATCTACTGTAGGTAATAAGTGCCTTTTCCAAACTTGGTTCGtaataagtaaaatatttatCCTCAAATGGCAGCTCAAATGCAGCAACTTGAGCTATGCCAAAAACTATAATTAGCTTGATCTATAGCAATTAAGGGCAGTCGATGAATTTGTCAAAGTTTAACTAGAGGTTTTGGGTTCCCTTCTTGGATGATGCATCTccaaaaatttaaatctgaataaTTATAGTGCAGTCTTTataaataattttcttttagatgCGGTCTATAACTCCATCTCCAATGCAAGCAACTTCAATCACTCAGAATTAATTAAAACCTTCGACTCCAATAAGCTACCCTTTGTATCTTTTTACTTATGGGAGAGGTTACAAAATTGTTCATCATTTTTGTTGTCTAAACAAGCCATATCTTTCTCATGATTTTATTATACGAAACTAACAAGCATTAACCATTTCCAATCCTTGTCGAGGAATCATTCGAGTTCGGCATTTGTTTCTAGGAGAGCCTTCTTTCCCATTCCTTCACTTGCGTTCTAGTTTGAGTGAAAGCTTGGCAGGAGGATTTAGAAGTAACCCcaactctttgtttttttttgttttttttgtttttggtagaagaagtttttttgtgtttttgagTCCTGTGATAGCTGATGGAGAAGAAACCAACACGACTAAAACTCTCACCCGTGACCGTTGCATGTGGCGAGAAGATCGGTTATAATCAGGGCATTGTTGGACCACCAAAGGGCCCCAAAGACTGACTCACTCGTCTTTGTTTGCCTTACAAACTTGAGAAATATATAACCTATGCTAATAAAACTTCATGGAACGCAAGAAAACCCCTAATTACGAGGAAAATATTTGACaacttccaaaaaaaatagtACAATAGTATAAACAAGGAATTTTTAGGACTACTATGATTAAAGAATGGTATGTAGATCCAATACTAgtctttgtttctttttgatGAAAGTGTAATTATCGTTTCTTGTGATTTCTTTTACAAGCAAGAAATAATTCTGAGAAGATACTATTGCCAACAAGTGAGTCTTATAAAATGAGATATTTAATTAGCTTACTATAAAATACTCGCACTCGTAGGTGGGACAACTAAAACAATTGTCGCCAGTTGCAACAAAAGAAACGAAAGGTTTACATCCCAAGTACTTGAAAAATGGGATCACAGAAGCAAGAGGTAGGAGGGGAGCAAAAGGAAAAGTACAAAGAATTCCTTGCAATTGTTGAACTTCTGGAGTGGTTATGAGGGAGGGAGGGTGTGCAggctgtggctatttaaacccaGCCTCCCCTCCTTCCCTGGCAACTCCATACAATAACACAAGATACGAGTACATAAAGATGAGTGGCTTCACTTCAAAAGGCCTCAtggtcctcttcttccttgtgTTCCTAGTTATGTGTCCCACCTTTGATATCTGTGATGCAGGAAGAGGATGGGATTGGAGGGCAGGCGATAAAGGGCAGTCCGGCGGAGGGTTGAGCCCCACAAGCCCAAGCCAATCAAGAGAACCAAAATCGAGGCTAATTCTGAGTTCAACACCTAAACCAAAACCACAACCAAGCCCGAGCCCGGGTCCACCAGCCCTGCATGGGACGACATTTGACGTGCTAGATTTTGGAGCTAAGGGTGATGGCATCACCGATGACACTAAGGTTGTCGCAAAATCATTATTTCTATTTCCACCTTTCGTTGTTTTAAGATAATTGATAGAGGATATGTAAATATAATTGAGAAGtagtcataaaataatttttttaaaattagaatTATTAAATCGATCTCCTTCTATCAGGATCTTGGTAGCTTAGCAATATGATTTTGTTTGATGCAGGCTTTTCAGGCTGCATGGGCAGCTGCTTGTAAGGTGGAGGCATCAAAGATTATTGTTCCTTCTAAATATGAGTTTCTTGTGGGGCCAATCTCGTTCGATGGCCCTAATTGTGGAGACAATATTGTGTTTGAGGTGAATATTATTTTGTTTAAAAAGTATTGTACATGGAATTTTacctttcaaataaaaaaaacttaaggAATCTCGTCATAAAAAGATTATCTTGAGATTAAAGGCCCTAGGATCCAATCAGCTAAcatattggattttttttaggataaaaacatatggaaaatattttaattttatcatGGAAGCGTCTCTACATTAGCAAGCCCTTGGGTCCAATTAGCTTTCTACCAAATGGGAGAATACTTTGGTATATAAGATCTCTTTAAGGAAGCCTAGCTACCTTGTTATATATTGATCAGAACGTCGTTTGAAGTTTCATGCATTTATTGATTCGAAGTCAATTCATAGATAAAAtattgggagagagagaggtggggtaGGAAGTGCCCTATTGCTTGGTCAATGCCGCCGTTGTAAGGTAAGCAATTGTAGAGGAGTATACGAAtccatataatttaatatatatttaagtTTTCTTAACttggtttaaccaacttaatgGTTGCCCTAGTGACCTACGGCCAGGttgataattagtttaaattTGATAACTTTATTAGGAGATAATTAGTATAGCAATTAACtacaagttatttttctgcTAACACTTTTTATGTCACTCCATGATGGTAATCAGACTTATGAGGTGACTTCTTTAAACAAGAAAAATTACAAGAGATCAATTGCATACCTGttctttgatgattttttttttctatagctCCATGGTGGTAAGTTAAAAAAATGCTTATAGGTTCCCCAATATTTCTTAATTTACTTCAAGATGGATCTTTATCGAGAAAAGTTATTTATTCATCCCTTTCAATTCTTcgtttatcaaatctaataagATAAGGAACAATTGAGAGGAATGCAAAAATAGATTTATATTAGTATCAATTTAATACAAGAATTGAAAGAGATGCATAAATAAATTTACTTGACATGGTGGaacaatagaaaaaaaaaatcatgaaaatagaCATATTAATAATTGATCTATCCCAATTTTTTGTTTTAAGAAACTCATCATTAATTTGACAAAACTAGACAAAAATTATCAACGAAAAAGATTTGTCTTGTATTGTTGCTCCAATTGCCATACTTTTTGAAGGCGAAATGCAGACCGCCTCAACCAAGAAGTTGAATCATTGCTACATGTCAATTGAAAACAAAACCACCAATGATCGTGCTTTCGATAGATCCCGTCTCTTGGAGagaaaggatttcaaattagatCACTAACTTCCTCTtgtgttataagaaataaaaaatgggggaagaagaaatcttttaaataaaactaaaaaagttAATTATAGCACAAGAAAAATATACTTTAGATTAAtgaatttttagtttttataaCTACTAAATCATGTAGATCTACATTCTATTATTTAGTCGTAGAACAAACAAAATTAAGAATCATCtattttctaaaagaaattATGTAAGAAATATCATGACTAAAGAAAGGTATGTATAATTTACTGAtacttttagttattttaaatagTAAAGTTTCAAAATACAATGATAAAACGAACtgtatttccttttcttccatttcctaatagaagaaaaaaggatTGTTTTTTAACTAATTAAAGAAATACCATAACTCCCTCTAAATAACTGctttattaataataataactattatatattatttaagtCAATAAACTTATATGCTTCAACTGTGTTCGAGTCCTTCTGAGCTAAAACCATGGTCTGTGGCTCAAACCCTTTATGGAACCGAGACTCATCCAATCTCTTGCAGTTGGATGGCGAAATCATTGCTCCAACAGACCCCAAGCCGTGGGGCTCAGGCCTCTTGCAGTGGCTCGAGTTCAAAAAGCTGAGAGGACTCACAATCCGAGGGAAAGGCATCATTGAAGGCCACGGCAACGCCTGGTGGAGTAACAAATCTCAGTTCGACGATGACGCAGTTAAGCATCTCTCCCACCCCCTGTTTCTAAATTCCACGTAGTTTAGAACTGCAtgatttaatctttaatcacaACGTCTCTCCGTTATGAATACAGCAACCGAGCAACGAGCTCAGTGGAAAGATGCCGAATGTCAGACCCACGGTAATAATCTGCTGAAGCTCGTTTCCAAAGCATCAGAACTCGTTTAAACACAGCTAAAAATTGTTCTTGCGACTCATGACAGGCTTTGAGGTTCTATGGAAGCAACAATGTAACAGTCACGGGCATCACAATTCAGAACAGTCCACAGTTCCACCTCAAGTTTGATAGCTGTGAAGCAGTCGAGGTTTCTGATATCGTCGTCTCTTCCCCAGGTGACAGCCCCAACACCGATGGCATACATCTCCAAAACTCTGTGGATGTTTCCATTCATGATGTCGACCTGGGCTGCGGTAATCCTCATTCCTTCATTACATTAGTTGAATCTTTATGCTTCCAATTAGTTGAATCTAATTTTGTTCAACCTTCGTAAGTACGTACTTAGTAGAATAAACATTTGCAATGCATCTGGCGGTGAATTGGTGATGCCAAGTGGAAAGACTACTCGAGTCACATGAAGCTATTCCATTAGCATCAGAATTTGCAAAAAAGTCTGAAAAGCATTCCATTGGCATCCttccaaattttatctcatgaaCTATATTTCTTTTATCCACTGAATTCAGTAGCTTCTTTATGCTCCGAGTTTGCTCAATTTCATCTCTCTAAGGCCATTGCGTTAGCTGGATACCGGAACACTGGGTTGCCTAACATAAATCTTAAATACCTAAGaataagaaaagatattttcAAGAACCACAAAAATGAGTACTTCTAGTTTTCCTAATAGTATACTGTAACAGACAAACAGACATGCGAAAGGTATGGCAAAAAGTAAGAAAAATATGCAATACCAATTTGTTTAATCTTCTTCTTGGATAAAACAAGCTTCTTGGCAACACTTTATGAATTCTCAAATGCCATAAATTTTGCAGGTGATGACTGCATCTCCATCCAAACAGGATGCTCCAATGTCTTCCTGCACAACATAAATTGCGGTCCAGGCCATGGAATCAGCATTGGAGGGCTTGGTAAGGATGACACTGAAGCTACTGTCTCCAACATCACAGTCCAGGATGCCAATATAAAGAACACAATGACCGGTGTTAGAATCAAAACCTGGCAGGTAAAGAAATTCTCtgatatgtccaaaatttctctGAATATTCTTGAAttctatagaaaaaaaaaacaaagttaTCTCCTTAATTTTGTGCCAGTTTAATTGAGTAATATATGAATTTCTGGCAACTTCAATAATAACTCATGattttctacaaaaaaaaaaaaagaaaacaaaaaggaatCATGAATTCATATGATATCCATACTTTCTAATCCATTTCTGCATTTACTAACCACTACATCTTTCTTTGCCATTCTAATACATTGCTGCAGGGTGGTTCAGGCTATGCTAAGAACATAAGATTTGAAAACGTGATAGTCTCCGGGGTACAGACACCCATAATCATCGATCAATTCTACTGCGATCGCAGTCGATGCAAGAATCAATCATCAGCAGTGGCATTGTCAGAGATCACGTATGAGGGCATCAAAGGGACTTACACATACCAACCAGTGCACCTCGCATGCAGCGATAGCGTACCATGTTCAAACATTCACTTAAATGATATAGAACTCAAACTGCTAAACGAAGATGAGCACGCTTATGAACCCTTCTGCTGGCAAGCCTACGGGGAGCTGCAAGGCCCGACCGAACCTCCGATCAACTGCTTGCAGAGTGAAAAGACAAAGATCAACCAGATGCATTCTGATCAGGGTTCAAACTGATAGGACCTCATTCCCAGCTATATATGTATAGATGTGTGGTCCTTGTGATTCTTCCGGCCCCCTTCGCAACATTGCTTAATTTCAAGAGACATATGCAAGTCATACTGGATTACCAGGGTTAATAGTGTATGCAATGAGCTCCCCTCTTTAGGGACTACAGTGATCCTTCAGGTTGTAATGGTTCATCCTCATTGCAGTGATTTATGGAAGAATATAGTTTAGTATGTTGGATGCATGCGGCGTCTATGTGGTGTTGTAGGCATCTCTATATACGTATCGATTCAAAGACAATCGAACACATGATCATTTTATGGTTCGGTTGATTCACTATCTATAGCGCACCAAATTGGATTAGTGTTATTGTGTTCGGTACGCTAACATAAACAacaaagtctttttttttttttttttgtgcacaaAAGGAGGGGTGAGGGGAATTAACCCCACCTGCGTAACCGCCTCCCCCCCCCACTAAAAAATATTCGATGCAGGTAGAAAGTTTCTCATGCCCTCCCCACCAGCACGGGCGAACCCGCATGTGAGTGCTACCACCTCGGTGGTCAAAGTCTCTTTTCAAGAATCCACACAACTAATATAGCACtgtcatttattattttggacTTTCAACTGTACCTTGCCAAATGCCTCCTATTAATTTGACAACAACTATAGTTATACTTTTATTACAAGAGAAATTATAGGGTGTCTATTACCGATGCACATCAGCATTGTTGACACCTTTGATCACCTAGGCTAAGAGGTTTGTTATATTAGCACaaacaaaaaagagaagaggCGAATAGGACGGCTGATTGGGTTGCTTCCTTTGCTGCCCATCACTCCGGAAAGATCTCATGGATATGGTTTGAAAttatactttcattttttttgctaCCTATTGTATCTTGACTTAGTTAGTTACACTCACATCAGATTAACATGAGCGACTATTTTAGCAAACACACACACAGAAGTGGAGGTACCAAGGTAGTTACACTAGTGAACTTAAATGAAATATTTATCTTGATAGGAAGTTATATATATGAATATGCTAACGTTATATTTTCAACTGGTGCCGGCATTCGGGTGCAGGGACTAGTTGAAATTAAGTAATGATCTATACTTATGTGCAATATTCCTTTTGATAGGGCCTTATGTGCAAATTACTCATGTTAAAGCATCAAACTAGTCTCGGCACCATGCGTGCCGAGATTGGTGGCACTTTTACAGTGGGCCCTTAACAATTTAGTACTATTGAAAGGTTTTCATGTGCAATGCACGTGATGATTTTGCAGCCCTCCATATGTAAACTTATGTGAAATATTCCTATTCGATAGGAACTTACGTGAAAATTATTCATTCTAAGTTTCAACTAGCACAGGCCCAACGTAAGCACTTTTACATCATACCCCTTTACCAAGATAAATATTACTTCGAACATTACATGTGCAATGCACGTGATGATTATTTCTCAACGGCACGCGAAGGTGGGCTTTTCCTCGAAGTATTTAAAGAGAtggtcttctctctcttcttccccttcgctcttctcccttcttctctctccGTGACTCGACCGTTCCTAAATCCTAATGCGATCGCGATGACTGGAAACGAGTTCCGATTCTTCCTATCTTGCGATATAAATCTTCCAGTTACCTTCCGGATCGAGAGATTGGAAGGGAACCTGCCGCAATCTCCAGCTTCATCCGGTAATTTGGCAACGGTTCCTCTCTCCTCTTTCCATATATAGGGTTTCCACCTTCTTtttatcctcctcctcctcctcctcctcctctcaccTGAAATTATGGTTATTGAAATATCTTTCTCACACTGTTTCTTGTTTTCAGCGATTAGGGTTTATTGAAATATCTTGTTCACAGTGTTTCTTGTTTTCAGCGATTAGGGTTTGGTCGTTGCTGTACCCGGGTTTTAGGTTTTGATTCTAATTCACTCGTTATAGTGATCCTCCTTGGGCGCTTTAGGCGTTTTTTGGTCTGATTAGGATGAAAGGGATTTTGTTTCACTGCCTAGTTGAAATCTTTTGTTTGATTCGCTGGAGTTCACGTGATGGGTGCTTCTTTGACGCATTGATTTGGTATTAACTCGTTATTGAAGTGTTTAATCTTCTTAGGATGAGCGGGACTTGGTTTATTGTCAAGTTGGAATCTTGAATTTCCATTATTAGCGCTATTTGTGCCTCTTTGATGTGTTTTAATTCTTACTCACTCGTTACAGTTATGCCTAGTTCAATATTTTTGAGATCTTTGATATTTCTAGTATGGATGCAATCTTGTTTGATTGCGAAATTGTAATCTTTTGTTTGATTTGCTGTTCGCTTGCATTGTAATCTTTAATCGTTTGTTATAGCGATGGATAAGAGAACCCTACTCACGTCTTTAGTCTTGTGAGGATGACGGGGATTTCATTCCACCATCAAGTCAAAATCTTCCGTTTGATTTATAACAGTAATGATGACGGGTGACTCTTTCATGCTCTTGGAGAATTTCAAGTTGAGATGAATTCCCTATTGATGAAGTATTTTGTTGGTCGACATTCTTTGACTTGAATTATTGGATAGTTTAGGAAAATAATTATATCTGGGAGCTGCAGTAGCAGTAGAGTCCATGCAAATTGCAACAGTTCTACACAGATTATATATATCATTAGGGTAACAGAATCTAATTTTCAGTTTTATTGAATCTATTCTTGAGTGTATAAGTTTTCTTGCTTTGTGATGGTCCACAGAACTTGGCATGGCCACTGGGAACAGAAATGCAGAGCTATATGTTGAATGCACCCTATACATTGATGGGGCCCTTTTTGGGTTGTCCACGAAAACAAGGTTTGCTTATTCCTGATAACATACAAGCAAGGCTTCCTTGGATATATTATTTGGTCTTTACAATCACTGGGACTTGATATAGGACTTAGCTATTTTCTGACCTTTTTGAGATCTTATAGATTCACGTGATCTAACACTTCTTGGTTGTACTCTTGCCAGGCTGGAATCTTCGGGATACCCATATTGCTGGAATGAGCTTATAACATTGAGTTCCAAGTATCGAGACTTAACTTCTCAGGCACAACTGGCATTCACTGTAAGTTATCGGGATCCTCTGTGGATGCTTCTACTGGTACTTTAGAATTGGGTAGCTTTGATATTTTAATGCTGCAGTTCGGTGTTTAGTTGTGAGAAACCTAGAATTCTTCTGAAGGATCCATATATCTATAACTGGAAGTTGGTACATCTGTAGAaaattttatcatataaaacTTCTGCCCGTAAATTTTAATGCTGAAGACTGATAAGCAGTTCTCATTAGTCTGGTCCAGCAAccattgttgttctttcttttttcatcaTGTGCTACATTCGctaaaatatgtgatgtgaaaGCACGTTATCAATCCTTTGCATTTATGATATATATTCTATTGGAGACCTTGTCTgaattagaaagaaaaaaaaatcactgtTGGAAGAACGGCTGCAATAGCTATACCCTTTTTATACTTGATTAAAGCATTTCCTGTTGTGTTTACTAGAAGAAATTATCATGCAAAACCTTCTCATAAAGCTTAATGCTGTATGCTGAGAAAGCATTTTCTATTTCAGGTTATTCAATGATTAAAAGTTGATATTATTCCATTTGCTTACCTGCTTTATTGTTCAAGTTTGTCTTTGGAAAGTTAATAATCAGATCTGTGCATTTATAGTAAAGATTAATTGAAGCTTTGTGTGGAAAAACAATTATTGTCTGTGGGAAGTGGGAACAACATTTGCAATAAGAATTACCTCTTAAgcattgtttattgtttttcagCATAGCAGATTTAAACCATATGATGTATTTGAAACTCTTAAAATTTATGTCGTGTTGATGGCTTGATGCCATCAAGgttcttcattctcatgctgAGGAGTGGGGCGTGTTGGGTTTGAAATATCATTTAATACTAAGGTTGAGGGGGTGGCAGCATGTAAGATACATCAAAGCATGCTTGGTTAGCATGATATTTATATGTACAAACTTCATGATCTTGTGATTGAAAATCCTTATCAACAGCTCAATGACGCTTGCTGCTAAGACATCTCTGCAATCCATTGCATTGTTCTGCATCAACCTTGACTGTAAAAATCATTACTGTTTTGTCTCTTATAAATTGCACAGACATTTGTTCAatgtaaagaaaataaaagatccTGCCTATAGACTATGAATGCATTGTTTTACTTAAACAGTCCACTTTTATGATTGGCTACCTTGTCTGAAATGTAGCTTTATTTTAAGCCTACATTTAATATTTCTCTTTGGGCATTGTAGGTGTGGGATGTCTCATGTGGTAATGGTGTTGGTTTAGTTGGTGGAGCaactgtttttctttttaatagcaAAAAGCAACTAAAAGCAGGAAGGCAAAAGCTTCGACTTTGGCCTGGGAAAGAAGCAGATGGAACGATCCCAACCACTACACCTGGAAAGGTTTATGAGAGACCCTTATATGAATCCTTTGATTCATTTAGTCATGGCAGTGATGACTAATTTCTAATTGCGACCATATCTTTCCTTATGGGCCTATTTATTTTGCACAATTGCTTGCagaattgaatttttttttaaatgtgtTAATCGACAGGTTCCTAAGCATGAACGAGGGGAAATAGAGCGTGTAGAGAGGCTTGTAAACAAATACGAGAGGGGGCAGATACAGCGTATTGATTGGTTGGACTCTCTCACATTTAAATCTGTGGAGAAaattaaggaaaaagaaagcagTAGAAGTGACAGTTCTTGCCTCAGCCTGGTTGTTGACTTTTGCAGTTTTGAGCACAGAGTTGTTTTCCAGGTTAAATTACCTCTATCAAGAACTCTGTTTGAGTTGTATTTGCTATATAGATTTTcgtaaaaaaataattcagttCTTATATTTTAAT is from Phoenix dactylifera cultivar Barhee BC4 chromosome 6, palm_55x_up_171113_PBpolish2nd_filt_p, whole genome shotgun sequence and encodes:
- the LOC103702002 gene encoding polygalacturonase At1g48100, with the protein product MSGFTSKGLMVLFFLVFLVMCPTFDICDAGRGWDWRAGDKGQSGGGLSPTSPSQSREPKSRLILSSTPKPKPQPSPSPGPPALHGTTFDVLDFGAKGDGITDDTKAFQAAWAAACKVEASKIIVPSKYEFLVGPISFDGPNCGDNIVFELDGEIIAPTDPKPWGSGLLQWLEFKKLRGLTIRGKGIIEGHGNAWWSNKSQFDDDAQPSNELSGKMPNVRPTALRFYGSNNVTVTGITIQNSPQFHLKFDSCEAVEVSDIVVSSPGDSPNTDGIHLQNSVDVSIHDVDLGCGDDCISIQTGCSNVFLHNINCGPGHGISIGGLGKDDTEATVSNITVQDANIKNTMTGVRIKTWQGGSGYAKNIRFENVIVSGVQTPIIIDQFYCDRSRCKNQSSAVALSEITYEGIKGTYTYQPVHLACSDSVPCSNIHLNDIELKLLNEDEHAYEPFCWQAYGELQGPTEPPINCLQSEKTKINQMHSDQGSN